The following DNA comes from Bacteroidales bacterium.
GTGATGGTGTGATGAATTCTCCTTCTACAGTCCTTGCAGAGGTAGAAATACCAATTTCCCAAATTGTGCAAGAGGTTGAATTCGAATGGTCCACAGCAATCTTTTTCTCTGCTCCACCTGCTATAAACAACTTATTTTTTCTTGGAGTTGAACTGCCACAGGTTCCCGGTGACACACTGGCACTTTTAACCAACTATGATGGAGATGTTGAAAATGGAAACGGATGGGAACAGCACGATAACGGCAACTGGTATCCCTATTCCAACAGTCAGTATAGCTGGAACATCAATATTGATCATGCCATATTTCCTCTGATCTGCCACACTGCAGGTATTTCCAACCACCTGCTTGACAATCAGCTTTTGATCTATCCTATCCCGGCAACCGACAAAATCAATGTAATGTTGCTTGATCCAAATAAGGAAATAACCTCAATTGCCCTGATAGATATCACCGGAAGGGTCATTTACTACCAAACATCATCGCAAAAATCAACTTCCATTGATGTGGGTAATTTGAAATCAGGTCTTTACGTGTTGAGAATGAATATTGATGGTATAAACGTTTTTCGAAAAGTGATGGTAGGCAAGTAAAACCCAACATTGCTAAAAAGTAGACATTTTAATGGCAAGCCAAAATCTTTACAACTCATTCATTGTATCGAGGTATTTCTCAGCCTGCTCCAAAAGTGCTGCTTTCTCCTCAGGATTCATCTTGTCCAGGTTTCGGTACGCCATGCCAATACGTGGATTTTTCCGTAATTTGTCCTGGTGCCTGTCAAAGAAATTCCAATACAAGCTGTTGAAGGGGCAGGCATTTGCGCCAATTCGTTTCTTCGCATCATAAAAGCAACTTCTACAATAGTCACTCATGTTATTGATGTAATTGGCCGAACTGACATAAGGTTTTGAAGCCATGATCCCTCCGTCGGCATACTGGCTCATGCCGCGTGTGTTGGTTAACTCCACCCATTCGAAAGCATCAATGTAAATACCAAGGTACCAGGCATCCACTTCGTCCGGATGAACCTGAGCTAAAAGAGCAAAATTTCCGGTTATCATCAGGCGCTGAATGTGATGTGCATAGGCTTTGTCAAGTGACTGGCGAATGGCATGTTTCAGGCAATTCATGCGGGTATCGCCCGTCCAGTAAAATTCGGGTAGCTTATTTTTATGATCAAAGTAATTCATTTTAGCGTAGTCCGGCATTTTTGCCCAATAAACACCTCTAACGTATTCTCTCCATCCTAAGATCTGCCTGACATACCCTTCGACCTGCTCCAGTCCAATTTCATCAGGACGGGACTGCCAGGTTTCAACAGCACTTCTTATCACTTCGAGCGGGCTAATCATTTTTGTATTCAATGCGAAAGAAATTCGTGCATGGAACAGGGAAGTAGAATTTTTCACCATAGCATCCTGGTAAGTGCCAAAATGTGGAAGCAGGTTCTTGTCGAAATAATCCACCAATTCCAGCGCCTGTTTTCGGTTTATCGGGTAGGTGAAGTGCGACGGATCGGCATTACCGAAACTATCAACACCAGATATCTTCATATCCCGAAAAACTTCGGTCAGATCATTATCAAATTTAAGGGGCTTTGGGATTGGTATTCTACCATCGTAGCGATTGCGGTTGTTTGCATCAAAGTTCCACTGACCACCAATAGGTTGACCGTTTTCCATCAGGACATTGAAGCGGCGCCGCATTTCGCGATAGAAACTTTCCATCAGGTAATTTTTTTTACCGAAAAAATCTTTCAACTCATATCGCGAAGTTAGAAAATGCTCAGATGGTACCATCTTCCAGGTAATGTTTAATTCGTTGCAAAATGACTTCAGCAGCTGATCAACTCTGTACTCATCGGGCTCCTGGTACTCAAAACATTCAATGTTATTTTTTAGAATGATGGCATTGATGTTTTTCCCGAAAAGTTGCAAATTGTCAACCTCGGTCAACTTCAGATAGACTAAATTATGCCCTACAGTTCTTAACTGATCTGCAAATTGCCGCATGGCGCCAAGCACTCCAAGAAGCTTTTGAATGTGATGCTTAACGTAATCAGTTTCAGGTCTGATTTCCATCATCACATAAAGCACCTCAGGGTCGGTGGTGTTGAACCATGAATGAATTAAGCTGAGTTGATCACCAAGAATTAATCGCAATGTTTTCAAAGCGCTAGCATTAGGAATTTCTTAATAATCCGTATATAAAATAAAAGGGGTATCATTTACTGTTTAATCAGGAAGTTGTTTATGCAGCTTAACTCTGCGAAATCGGAGGTCATTACTTTGTAAAAACAAAAAAAGCAGGCGAACCTGCTTTGATTTTCTTGTGGTTATGCTTTTACTTTGTCCACCACAGCTTTGAAAGCTTCGGGGTGATTCATGGCCAGGTCGGCCAGCACCTTGCGGCTGAGCTGTATGTTTTCCTTGGCAAGTCTTCCGATGAATACTGAGTAAGACAAACCGTGCATCCTTACTCCGGCGTTGATACGCTGAATCCAGAGTGCTCTGAAATTCCTCTTTTTTGTCCGACGGTCGCGATAGGCATACTGTTGGCCTTTCTCGTAAGAGTTTTTCGCAACTGTCCAAACGTTTTTACGTGATCCGAACTGTCCTTTTGTGCGTTTCAGGATTTTTTTCCGCCTGGCACGCGATGCTACTGCATTTACTGATCTTGGCATAGTGATTAATTTTTTTGTGCTAGCGCCCCGCGCTTCCGGGAACTTTTTCTGCTAAACACAAGTTAAACAATTGAAATAATTACTTGATAAGCATGGCTTTAACATTTTTCACATCTGCGTTGTCAACAATGGTAAAATAACCAAGGTTGCGTTTGCGCTTTTTCGACTTTTTGGTCAAAATGTGACTTTTGTAAGCGTGTCTTCTCTTGATTTTGCCTGTGCCTGTAAACGTAAAGCGTTTTTTTGCACTGGCCTTTGTCTTCATCTTTGGCATTACTAAAAGTGTATTAAATGGTTGATATACTTGTTATTCTAACTCTTTTTCGGTGCAATGATCATGATCATTCTTTTCTTCTCGAGCAATGGCAATTTTTCAACTTTACCAACTTCCTCCACTTCCTGGGCAAATCTGAGCAACATCAGTTCACCTTTATCTTTGTAAACAATGGTCCTTCCTCTGAAAAAAACCTCTACTTTCACCTTTGCTCCCTCTTCAAGGAATTTTTTAGCATGATTCAGCTTGAAGTTAAAATCATGGTCATCGGTATTTGGACCTAATCTGATTTCTTTTACCACTACCTTCGAGGTTTTGGCTTTGATCTCTTTTTGCTTTTTCTTTGAATCGTAAAGAAACTTCTTATAATCCAACACTTTACATACCGGTGGATTGGCGGCCGGAGAAATTTCGACAAGATCAAGTTCCAATTCTTTGGCTATGTCAAGCGCTTCTTTAACGGTGATGATACCTTGTTCAACGTTTTCACCGACAAGGCGGACTACCGGTCCTTTGATCTCTTCATTGATTTTGTGCGGATTCTCTTTCTTCCGTTGTAAAGGACGTCTGTTAAAATTACTTCTTAAAGGCGTTGCTATAATTTATCCTCCTAAAATTTTGTTAAACAATGCGATGACTATACAGCCATCAGTTTTTTTATTTCGCTGCTAATATGATTGGCAAACGACTCGGCTGTGAAAGATCCCATGTCGCCTTCCCCTTGCTTTCTTACCGAAATTGTATTTTCAGTTTCTTCTTTTTCACCAACGATAAGCATGAAAGGAATACGTTTCAATTCGGCGTCGCGTATCTTCTTACCGGCTTTTTCACTTCTTGTATCAATCTCAGCACGAATATCCAAACTGGCCAGCAAAGATAATACGTTTTCGGCATATGCATGATATTTTTCACTGATTGGCAAGATGATGGCCTGAACCGGCGCCAGCCAGAGTGGAAATTTGCCTGCACAATGCTCAATGAGCACGGCAACAAACCTTTCCATTGATCCGAAGGGTGCACGGTGAATCATCACCGGGCGGTGCTTTTCGTTGTCGCTTCCGGTGTATTCAAGTTCGAATCGTTCCGGAAGGTTGTAATCAACCTGGATGGTACCAAGCTGCCATCTGCGTCCCAGGGCATCACGTACCATGAAATCCATTTTAGGTCCATAAAATGCAGCTTCACCATGCTCAATAACTGTTTCAAGCCCTGACTCTTCTGCCACTTCGAGTATGGCTCGTTCGGCTTTTTCCCAGTTCTCGTCGGAACCAATGTATTTTTCGCGGTTATTCGGATCACGCAATGAAATTTGTGTAATGAAATCCTTGAAATCCAATGCCTTGAAAATTTTCATTACGATCCTGATTACCCCAACAAATTCGGATTTAACCTGGTCAGGAGTGCAGAAGATGTGCGCATCATCCTGGGTAAATCCTCTAACCCTTGTAAGTCCGTGCAACTCACCACTTTGTTCGTACCGATACACAGTACCAAACTCAGCATAACGAAGAGGCAGGTCTTTATAGGAATGAGGTTTTGAATTAAAAATCTCGCAATGATGCGGGCAATTCATGGGCTTGAGGAAAAATTCCTCACCCGGGATTGGTGTGGAAATCGGTCTGAATGATTCCTGGCCATATTTCTGAAGATGACCTGATGTTCTGTAAAGCTCAACGTTCCCAATATGTGGAGTGATTACCGGCTGGTACCCGGCCTCTTTTTGAACTTTTTTCAGGAACGATTCAAGGCGTTCTCTCAATTCAGCGCCCTTTGGCAACCATAGAGGTAAACCAAGTCCAACTTTCTGGGAAAAAGTAAAAATTTCTAATTCTTTTCCAAGACGACGATGGTCACGCTTTTTGGCCTCTTCGAGCATTACCAGGTAATCCTCAAGTTCTTTGGCTTTTGGAAATGTTATCCCGTAGATGCGGGTAAGTTGCTTGCGTTTCTCATCTCCCCGCCAGTAAGCGCCGGCAATGCTGGTTAATTTGATTGCTTTGATAAAGCCTGTATCAGGTAAATGGGGTCCACGGCAGAGGTCAATAAAATTACCTGACTCATAAAAGGTAATCTGACCGTCTTCCAACTCGCTGATCAATTCCAGTTTATATTCATCACCTTTTTTACTGAAATAATCTATTGCCTCCTGCTTTGATACTTCACGACGTTTGTAAATGTGCCTTTCTTTAGCCAACTCCTTCATTTTATTTTCGATGGCAACTAGATCAGCTTCTGTAACCGGTTGCTCACCCGTGTCAACATCATAATAAAATCCGCTCTCGATGTTTGGGCCGATACCAAATTTGGCACCAGGGAACAATGCTTCGATGGCTTCGGCCATCAGGTGGGCTGATGAATGCCACATTGTAGCTTTGCCCTCCTTGTTTTCCCATGTAAGCAATTTTATGGCAGCATCGCTGGTAATGGGGCGGGTGGCATCCCACACATCACCATTTACCTCAGCAGCGAGGACGTTTCTGGCAAGGCCTTCGCTGATACTTTTAGCAATGTCCAGCCCGGTTACACCTTCCTGAAATTGTCGAACACTATTATCCGGCAGTGTTATGTTTATCATGATTTTTTTAAGCTCAAATCTATAGAAAAAATTGGGCGCAAAGGTAAAAATAATTTTTACAAACGATTGTTTTTGGGAATGTTAAAAATGGAAAAAGGTTGATATCCGTCACTTCGGAGCAATTACTCTGCAGGCTTGCGCTCCTGCAGCCACAAAATCTGACCGATACGCGGTTCTTCGCCTGCCTTCATCCGATTGAGTTTGTACAAACGCTCAAGCCGAATGCCATATACCTGGGAAATAGTACGCATATTTTCACCTTTCGAAAACGTGTGGAAAGGGGCAGAGCCTTTTGCTTTTTTCTTTTCAAGGTAAACCATTTCACCTTCTGTGAGTTTATCGCTGCGCTTCAGCTCATTATATTTCCATAGCTGGTAACTGTAGATGTTGAATTCTTTGGCTAAGTCGAAAAAGTTGTCTCCTTTTTTTGATATAATATATTTCCGTCCATTATTGGTCAAAATCTGGCGTTTGCCGGTTGTTGGTTTGCCATCGGTTCCCGTCTTTTGCCAGGATTCAGAATTTTCTTTACCGGGTTTTTTACCGGCAAGAATTACGCTTCGGGGCACATCATATTGATCGAGATTGAGGTCATCGATAATTTTAATTACAAGTTCAGCATACCGGGGGTTTGTGGCATAACCGGCCTGCTTTAATCCATGCGCCCACCCTTTGTAGTCGGTTGTTTCAAGTTCAAAGAGGGAGGCGTAACGCGGTCGGGTTGTTAAAAAAGCCGAATGGTCCTTGTAGGACTGATCTGGATTGTCATATTTGCGAAAACACTCCTGTGGCGCATCGTCATCCACTTTAATGGATTCACCCTGCCAACCATGGCATTTGATACCAAAATGATTATTGGCCTCCCTTGCCAGTTTACTGTTCCCATTCCCCGATTCGAGAATAGCCTGCGCCAACTTGATACTGGCAGGAATACCAAATTCATACATCTCTCTGATTGCCATA
Coding sequences within:
- a CDS encoding translation initiation factor IF-3; the encoded protein is MATPLRSNFNRRPLQRKKENPHKINEEIKGPVVRLVGENVEQGIITVKEALDIAKELELDLVEISPAANPPVCKVLDYKKFLYDSKKKQKEIKAKTSKVVVKEIRLGPNTDDHDFNFKLNHAKKFLEEGAKVKVEVFFRGRTIVYKDKGELMLLRFAQEVEEVGKVEKLPLLEKKRMIMIIAPKKS
- a CDS encoding cryptochrome/photolyase family protein, which produces MKTLRLILGDQLSLIHSWFNTTDPEVLYVMMEIRPETDYVKHHIQKLLGVLGAMRQFADQLRTVGHNLVYLKLTEVDNLQLFGKNINAIILKNNIECFEYQEPDEYRVDQLLKSFCNELNITWKMVPSEHFLTSRYELKDFFGKKNYLMESFYREMRRRFNVLMENGQPIGGQWNFDANNRNRYDGRIPIPKPLKFDNDLTEVFRDMKISGVDSFGNADPSHFTYPINRKQALELVDYFDKNLLPHFGTYQDAMVKNSTSLFHARISFALNTKMISPLEVIRSAVETWQSRPDEIGLEQVEGYVRQILGWREYVRGVYWAKMPDYAKMNYFDHKNKLPEFYWTGDTRMNCLKHAIRQSLDKAYAHHIQRLMITGNFALLAQVHPDEVDAWYLGIYIDAFEWVELTNTRGMSQYADGGIMASKPYVSSANYINNMSDYCRSCFYDAKKRIGANACPFNSLYWNFFDRHQDKLRKNPRIGMAYRNLDKMNPEEKAALLEQAEKYLDTMNEL
- a CDS encoding glucosaminidase domain-containing protein, yielding MLRIFQAVFIIHLFLVNLQILAQTSSRQMTREEYVAAYKDMAIREMYEFGIPASIKLAQAILESGNGNSKLAREANNHFGIKCHGWQGESIKVDDDAPQECFRKYDNPDQSYKDHSAFLTTRPRYASLFELETTDYKGWAHGLKQAGYATNPRYAELVIKIIDDLNLDQYDVPRSVILAGKKPGKENSESWQKTGTDGKPTTGKRQILTNNGRKYIISKKGDNFFDLAKEFNIYSYQLWKYNELKRSDKLTEGEMVYLEKKKAKGSAPFHTFSKGENMRTISQVYGIRLERLYKLNRMKAGEEPRIGQILWLQERKPAE
- the rpmI gene encoding 50S ribosomal protein L35, with protein sequence MPKMKTKASAKKRFTFTGTGKIKRRHAYKSHILTKKSKKRKRNLGYFTIVDNADVKNVKAMLIK
- the rplT gene encoding 50S ribosomal protein L20, whose translation is MPRSVNAVASRARRKKILKRTKGQFGSRKNVWTVAKNSYEKGQQYAYRDRRTKKRNFRALWIQRINAGVRMHGLSYSVFIGRLAKENIQLSRKVLADLAMNHPEAFKAVVDKVKA
- the thrS gene encoding threonine--tRNA ligase; amino-acid sequence: MINITLPDNSVRQFQEGVTGLDIAKSISEGLARNVLAAEVNGDVWDATRPITSDAAIKLLTWENKEGKATMWHSSAHLMAEAIEALFPGAKFGIGPNIESGFYYDVDTGEQPVTEADLVAIENKMKELAKERHIYKRREVSKQEAIDYFSKKGDEYKLELISELEDGQITFYESGNFIDLCRGPHLPDTGFIKAIKLTSIAGAYWRGDEKRKQLTRIYGITFPKAKELEDYLVMLEEAKKRDHRRLGKELEIFTFSQKVGLGLPLWLPKGAELRERLESFLKKVQKEAGYQPVITPHIGNVELYRTSGHLQKYGQESFRPISTPIPGEEFFLKPMNCPHHCEIFNSKPHSYKDLPLRYAEFGTVYRYEQSGELHGLTRVRGFTQDDAHIFCTPDQVKSEFVGVIRIVMKIFKALDFKDFITQISLRDPNNREKYIGSDENWEKAERAILEVAEESGLETVIEHGEAAFYGPKMDFMVRDALGRRWQLGTIQVDYNLPERFELEYTGSDNEKHRPVMIHRAPFGSMERFVAVLIEHCAGKFPLWLAPVQAIILPISEKYHAYAENVLSLLASLDIRAEIDTRSEKAGKKIRDAELKRIPFMLIVGEKEETENTISVRKQGEGDMGSFTAESFANHISSEIKKLMAV